Proteins encoded in a region of the Candidatus Hydrogenedentota bacterium genome:
- a CDS encoding transposase: MLNDLRFKFYVIMDSLFPILEETLELSQKHQELVRVIELMRTDGLFAQYGWVGNGRIPNDRELLFRAFVAKAIFNMPTTSDLILRLKADRTLRALCGYDGIVKIPSESTFSRAFNDFARDELPQRIHAAMFEDIIKEKLFAHNSIDATAVEGREKPAKKEKEDTAKPKKKRGRPKKGEQAPPPDPKRIDLQPNRSLEDNIKELPNQCDVGTKRNSKGHTTHWIGYKLHLGVVDGDIPAAAILTSASTHDSQVAIPLMQMTKERLDTLYDLMDAAYDAQGIHDFSRTLGHVPVIDPNKRTGETIPMDPAKKQRYNQRSAAERANSALKDNYGGRFVRVRGAAKVMAHLMFGVIALTAAQVFRLIG, translated from the coding sequence ATGCTAAACGACCTGCGATTCAAATTCTACGTCATCATGGATTCGCTATTCCCCATTCTTGAGGAGACCTTGGAATTATCGCAGAAGCATCAGGAACTTGTCCGTGTCATCGAACTAATGCGGACGGACGGTTTGTTTGCGCAATATGGTTGGGTGGGCAATGGACGCATACCCAACGACCGCGAACTGCTCTTCAGAGCCTTTGTCGCAAAGGCCATATTCAATATGCCCACTACAAGCGATCTTATCTTGCGGTTAAAAGCGGACCGTACCCTGCGCGCGTTGTGCGGATACGACGGCATCGTCAAAATTCCAAGCGAATCCACGTTTTCAAGGGCTTTTAACGACTTTGCCCGCGATGAACTGCCCCAACGTATTCATGCCGCGATGTTTGAGGACATTATCAAGGAGAAACTTTTCGCGCATAATAGCATAGATGCTACCGCCGTAGAGGGCCGTGAAAAGCCAGCGAAAAAAGAAAAAGAGGATACGGCCAAGCCCAAGAAGAAAAGAGGACGCCCCAAGAAGGGCGAACAAGCCCCGCCCCCCGACCCCAAACGTATTGATTTACAACCCAACCGCTCGCTGGAGGACAACATAAAGGAATTGCCCAATCAATGCGACGTTGGAACCAAACGCAATAGCAAAGGACATACCACCCATTGGATAGGGTATAAACTTCATCTGGGAGTGGTTGATGGCGATATTCCCGCAGCGGCAATTCTTACCAGCGCTTCAACTCACGACAGTCAAGTGGCTATCCCCTTAATGCAGATGACCAAGGAACGCCTGGATACGCTGTATGACCTTATGGACGCTGCCTATGACGCGCAAGGCATACATGATTTCAGTCGTACGCTAGGCCATGTGCCCGTCATTGACCCCAATAAACGTACGGGAGAGACCATTCCCATGGACCCCGCGAAAAAACAACGCTACAACCAGCGTAGTGCTGCTGAACGGGCCAACAGCGCGCTCAAGGACAACTATGGCGGGCGCTTTGTGCGGGTGCGTGGCGCGGCCAAGGTCATGGCCCAC